A single genomic interval of Methanobrevibacter oralis harbors:
- a CDS encoding MATE family efflux transporter has protein sequence MNKEECIDWIFVSGLGTSQLAAVSVTFRLIQVIIGIGLTFGNGADSYILTEILVLKNNKELPLW, from the coding sequence TTGAATAAGGAAGAATGTATTGATTGGATTTTTGTTTCAGGTCTAGGAACAAGTCAACTTGCAGCTGTATCTGTGACTTTCCGTTTAATACAGGTTATAATTGGGATTGGTTTAACTTTTGGTAATGGAGCAGATTCGTATATTTTAACTGAAATATTAGTTTTAAAAAATAACAAAGAGCTTCCATTATGGTAA